The segment TCTCCTTGGTGTTGCTGGTGACCCTTGAGTCGTGTGGCTGGACTTGTCGCATGATAAGCGCTATGGTGCCTCTCGGGATGATGTATGATTCTTGAGGTGGTTTCGATCCTGCAGATATTAAAAAACTGTCACATATCATATTGATCAATTATATGAAGAGCTTTACTAAATTGCACCAAAAAGTATTGAACTAGATGTAAATCAACAACCTAGTTATGTGTTTTCTGATTTTATAAAATTGTACAAAAAACTATTGAACCTAGTAAGTTTGAACTCGCTCTTTTGTTGGTATCGCTTTTGAGTCATCATGGTAGGAAAACTCACCTTGAAGATCATCATGCATGGTGATGATCATTCACTGCAGTGCTGCTCATGGTTCTTGTAATATTGTGTTTGTATTCAGTGAACAAAGTGTATGTATTTATAATCATCTAAATAAAGAAAGATAGTTACAAGTGTCAAATTTGATTTTTGCATGTCTGCCACTTGTCGTTGATTGTATATGATAACCATCTAATGAATAGACAGATGTCATATATAATTTTTTGCATGTGTTCCACTTGTCAATTATCTAACATTTGACTTTTGCATGTCTGCCACTTGTTGTTGATTGTATATGGTAACCATCTAATGAACAGATAGATGTCATGTATAATTTTTGCATGTGTGCCACTTGTCAACCATCTAATATATGATTTTTGCATGTGTGCCACTTGTTGGGACAGGCTTCGCCCTCTTCGGCCTCTCTTTATTCGCTTCTCTCCGTTCATTTAGTTATCGTCATAGACGTTCATTTCATCATCACGTTGTGTACTCACCTTTTGTTGATAGTAGGTGTTTGTCACCTTCTTCCTAGCGGCCAAGCGGGAGGTTGGCACTAGACGACTTTTCAGACTAGACGAGGGCGAAGGGCCCGCATGATGAAGCGAGGGTGACACCAAAGTGGCCGGTAACGAAACGGGAGCTTGAGCAAAATGACTAGTCACTAGACGAGATGGACTGACAACAACGCCAAGATAGTGATGTCAGACCTAGCGGTCCCATGCATCGGGGGTTGGTTGAGTGCtttttagggtttgagtgacggTTTGACCAGATTGCTCTCACATCTTGAGGATATGCTTTGGATCCAGGGCAGGTGCAAGGGTCATTTGGTCTCATGTAATGTCCATAGTCGACtataaatagtgcctccaggGGTCTTTGTAAATGAGGATGAAGGGCAACCCCCATTGTTGTCATATAAATAGCTTCGCTACCTTCCCTTCGATTTTATCTTCACCATTAATCCGCTTCTCCCTCACGGTCCTTGTAGTTCAAAGGCACCTCGATGTTCGAAGACTTTGGTCAAGAACAACATTGACGCTCACTATGATTCTTGTTCGAACCTTGCAAGACCCCAAAGAAAATCACGAAGACACTAGCAGAAATTGGCGAGTCATCAAAGGTGGCTGAGGTCATAGCAAAGGAAGCCGCAACCGTGGCCCAAATTCCACCTGGCAAAAACATAGAAGCTCAAGTTCCACCTAGTGAAACCATGTCAGGCCGCTAGTAGGCCAAAACCCTAGAAGGGCACGTCCAAGATCTACAATCTGACAAAGATTATGACAAGATCCAATGACAAGCCATGGTATTGAAGGAAGATAGAAGAAttgaatcaagaaatcaaaagTTTGGAGCAACTCAATCAGCAACTACTGCAATAGGCAGCAACCAAAAAACAGAGCGGGTCAGTTGAGTATTTTAGTGAAAGAAGCCCAACATATAAGAAGCAAACTAAATAGAGAGATCAAACATCTCCAAAGAGCAAACAACATCGAAGACCCTGAGGAGGACTATGAAGGTTTCGTCTCCTAGCGCCCTTGACGGCCGAGCAAAATCATGGGACTACCAATGTACGATCTTACTCCCCATTCTCTAGACAATCGCATGAATATCCTTGACCACCTAATTGCGAGTTGTGCATCCCTCTCATTTAATGTCTAGTCCAACCCAAGGAATTATAGATAGTTGTAACTAGGAGCataccccgcgcgttgctgcgggaattGCAAATTAATGGATTATGTAGTATCATGATGTGGGCTATATTTATTTGTTTTGCTGACATGGACACTACAGTTGTTATGTGTGCTATTGGATTTTAATTGTATATGTGGTAGTGCATTGCATGTTGAGATAAATAGTTATTGAGGTTTTACTTAGTGAATTTTAATTGAATATGGTAGTGCATTGCTTaggtggatagcttgcatgctTAGAGAAATAGTTTAGTGGGGTTTAggattataagagttatagatatgAACAAGCAGTGATGCCCCTGCTCTGGCAAAGTCATTCATTATGGTGAAGAAAGCATCGCTCATGATTCGTATAACTCTCTGAAACCACTTTTTATATGACCCATGGTGTTAGATCAAGACTGAGCTACTTGCCACCATTCAAGGTTAACAACCCAAAATAAAAGACAACTAGACATATCATGAATTGCATATAGCAAGATGACAAgctctgaggccttgtttagttccacccaaaaaccaaaaacttttcaagattctccatcacatcgaatcttgcggcacatgcatggagcattaaatatagataaaaataataactaattgctccattttgcctgtaatttgcgaaatgaatcttttgagcctagttagtccatagttagacaataattaccaaataaagacgaaagtgctacagtacccaaaaacttttcatctccaaaactaaacaaggccttagccgaTTATCTAAAAAGATCCATCTAGCTCAAAGCCCAAGCACCCAACATCCTAGAAGCACTTGCCATTGTAGCGGCAATTGAGGGTCTGGCCAAAGGACAGTGCACCTCGCTTTTTGCAAGGTCACCTCTAGGGTCCATAAGTGAATTGTTCGAATTCATGAACAAGTATGACAAGTCCGACACCGGCTACATGAGACAAAAGGCAGCATGAAACTCAAACATGCAAGCCACCAAAATATCTGGGCAACCTCTCGACCCCTGACCCAGTGAAATGTAAAACCCTTTTGCACCATCAACATCCTCCAAGAAGAAACAGGTTAGACAAGCCAAGACTAAGCACAAGCCCAGACCAACCCCTTAGAACAAAGCCAAAGCTATGACAAAGAGCAAGCTCCCCGTGGAGGCGGAGGGATCATGGTTTTCATGGCATATCACCGTGTGAACAGTAATCCCATTCACCCAACAACCATCCAAAGTTTTGTGCAATCACCTTTCATTTGGCCTCCAATCCAAAACCCACATTTCACGCTTGCTTCAAAGTGCCAGTGATTTAGCTTTAAAAAAATTAGGACGATTCTCCGCGCGTTGCCGTGGGTACGAAGGAAgaatataataaatatattttcacTATAGTCTATCGAATCATCTTTATATATAGCTTGATTATTAATAGTCAGTTTTTGAGAAGGAAGAGAGAAAGTCATGTGAGAAAATAATGCTAGCAGCATACGTGCATGGTTACATGTAGGTAACTGTATCTACTATAGAAACTATTTATGAGTAGACACTTGCATGCAGGAATAGAAGAAATGGATGATGACATGGTTCAAAGAGATGCGAGAGAATTAGGCTATCTCTAGAGAAGATGTGGACCATGAGTAGAGCATGGTGCCGTAGATGGATAGGATCGAGGTGGCCAgcaattgattttttttaattatatacatGGTGGACCCATCTTATGGCAAAATAAACATTATACATTGTGTAATTTGGAGATACGCCAGAGAGAAGGCTTTCCATTGTAAGCAAAGAAGCAACACGCCCTTGTTAGCGATGGAGTATTTTGTTTGCACATGGATATATATGTGAACATTGGAGGTCTAGCTTTGTGTAGAGAGATGTAGCGGTATATTATGCCACATGGTTACTTTTACCACAACTGATCTTCCTTTTTTGTAGTGCATGGAAGTGCTAATTGAATTTTTGAAACCACTATTGAAAACTATGCATTAGGATATGGTTGAGTCGAAATTACACCTCTCTCTCCTCTAGAAATCACTAACAGAAAGTATACATTGGAATTGCACTAATTTTTGATGGAATGGAATTGCGCTAATCGATGTATACAAAGTGCCCCATCCCTGCATGACTTGCATAGCACCTGAAAAGAGTAATCAAACTCGTTTAAACATGTCAACCATGCTGCAATATTCGACAGTGATGATGAACCTAAAATAAGAGAGAACAATTAAATCTTAAAAATGTTGTAGTGATATTTGACATCGAAGGAGACACCGATCGTGTCCATGATCGACTTACTTCTCCATCCTCTGTCTAGTTGGACGTACGCAGATTTGTCAGTCCTCTGGGCCATAGAGCAGCCACTTGATCGTCTAGCAGTAGACTAAGGGCGTTCTGAACGGGCGTCGACGTTGCTGGCTGACCAGGCTTGGAAGTAGATTGACCAGCAAGTTTTGTTTGGCGCTAGCGTGGTTGCGCGGAGCAGGAGAAAGCTCCcgttttgcttttttttttaattgtgGCTACCAAACAAAAACAGCTAAGAAGGATTAAAAAAACATTTAAGTAGACAAATTATTTCATTAGTTAATTCTAACACATAGGCCTTGGCCATAGCCCCTGTCGATTCTGGCAGCAATGGCTGCGACGCCGTGGTGGAGGGCTGGAGGCATTCATTCCCATGTGACCAGGGCACCAGGCGGCTGCTGACTTGCTGAGTGAAGAGCGATGCGTCTGTGAGCTCTCGCAAACCGCAGACACAATTGATAGATAGACTTGAAAGTAGCGTAATAATCATTGAAAGATATATGAACCATGTATGTTGAGTAATGAGTACTCCTATGTCGTATTAATTTTGGTGGCTCTTTGAACTGTAAATCTGGCTATATAGATCACTTGGCTACCTACCTTGCATACCTTGTAAACAATAAGGAACAAGatacagtttgctactagttgcACATTATATTCCAATACAAAAGGAAATTTTGATTCAACAGCAAGTACAAAGGCTGGCTGGAACATAATTCTGAAATTGAAATGGTAGAACATAAAAAAGGCAATGAAATGCCTTCGTCCACTTAACATTCGAATCAATTAAAGAAAATACTTATGCTCATCATCATGGTCCATGGCGTCCATGGATTTATTAAGAGCAAATCTACTCAAAAGTTGCCCCGCTGCAGGTCGGGCAGTTAACTTCACTCGTCTTCATCATCATCAGCAGCAGGAGGTGGCGGCATCGTCGGCTCCAGCGAGGTGCCCACTGCAGCAGGTGCTCCCCCAGGCCAGAGTGCATACACGTCAGTACGAGGGGCTAGCTCCGTGACGTCCGGCACGGATGGCAGGCCTATCTGCAGCGTGAGATCCGGCGACGGTGGTGGCAGTGGCGCTGCCGTCTCTTCCTCCATGCCTGGTGCCGGCGGTGCCGGAGGTGCTGGCGGTGCTACAGCTTGCTGGTTAATGTTCTCACGGTATAGGCGTAGAAACTCAGACATGGGCTGCACGTAATCAGCAAATCCCAATCTAGCAATGCCAGCGATTAGGTCGTCGGCGGTGATGGTCCGGCGATGGTCTCGACGGCACTCCTGCATGGCCGCCTGTGTGAGGACCGTGGAGAATTCTACGATGCACTGGTCCACAGTCTCTTTGGCGGCGCTGGTGACCCTGGAGTCTTGTGGCAAGACTTGGCGCATGATACGCGTTATGGTGGCTTTCGGGATCGTGTACTCTTCTAATGGTTTTGATCCTGCAgatattaaaaaaattatttggTGCCTTACTGCCACATATATCATATTGATGAAGTATATAAAGAGATCCACTAAAACTGTACCAAATAATTATTTGTTGAAACAGATGTATTTTCTAATCGACTGTCACGAAAACGACTAACAACCTAATAAGTTCCAACTCATGATTTTGTCGGTACCACTTTTTTTGAGAGAACGATTTTGTCGGCACCACTTGCGGACTTCTTAAATCCTTTCTAAAAAGGAAGAGAAATCTCAGTCTAACTAGTTCTTTTGTCGGTAGCGCTTTATGTAGCCCGATCTAGCTACCGACAACGAACTGTTTACATAAAGAATCTTGAACTGCTAGTGGAAAAATCTCTTATCCTCCTAAGAAATATTACCAGTGTAGTAGAACTCACCTTCAGGATCGTCGTGGTGATCATTTCCTTGAGCGTTGCTCATGGCTCTTGTAATTATTCTTGTATTTGTTATTCTTATTGAACAAAGACCATGTATTTATAATCATCTAATGGAGAAAGAGAATTTATATGTGTCATATATGATTTTTGCATGTGTGCCACTTGTCATTAGTTGTACATGTTAGATATTTGTAATTTTTGCATGTGTGCCACTTGTCGTCAtcgtagaaatatgattttgcaTGTGTGACACTTGTCACTGATTATATATTATGACCATATTATAAAAAGAAGAATTTATATGTGTCATATATAATTTTTTGCATGTGTGCCACTTGTCAATGATTGTGCATGACAACCATCTGTGATTTTTGCATGTGTGCCACTTGTCATTACTGTAGATGTATGATTTTGCATGTCTGCCACTTGTCACTGACATTAAATGATAATCATTTATTGAAGAAAACATACACATGTCATATATAATTTTGCATGGATGCCACTTGTCAATAACTCAGGTAGATGAAACAAGCCATGGTTGAAGAAAATTTGAAAAGCTAAATGTGATGGATCCTCAAAGAATAGAAAGAAATTAATGTTAAATGAAATATTT is part of the Sorghum bicolor cultivar BTx623 chromosome 10, Sorghum_bicolor_NCBIv3, whole genome shotgun sequence genome and harbors:
- the LOC8068424 gene encoding nuclear transcription factor Y subunit B-3 is translated as MSNAQGNDHHDDPEGSKPLEEYTIPKATITRIMRQVLPQDSRVTSAAKETVDQCIVEFSTVLTQAAMQECRRDHRRTITADDLIAGIARLGFADYVQPMSEFLRLYRENINQQAVAPPAPPAPPAPGMEEETAAPLPPPSPDLTLQIGLPSVPDVTELAPRTDVYALWPGGAPAAVGTSLEPTMPPPPAADDDEDE